Proteins found in one Borreliella valaisiana VS116 genomic segment:
- the yajC gene encoding preprotein translocase subunit YajC — protein sequence MYSKGGFVFLLQEFSSNSSFFRSLLVFVPVIAIFWFLVISPQRKEEKNKKEMIKNLKKGDKVLTIGGIFGVVKKLGDTDVILELSPNIEAVFIKTSIDKVLSEKEVKKVL from the coding sequence ATATATAGTAAAGGAGGTTTTGTGTTTTTATTGCAAGAGTTTAGTAGTAATAGTAGCTTTTTCCGAAGTTTGTTAGTTTTTGTGCCTGTTATTGCTATATTTTGGTTTTTAGTGATATCTCCTCAGCGTAAGGAAGAAAAAAATAAAAAAGAAATGATAAAAAATTTAAAAAAAGGTGATAAGGTATTAACAATAGGTGGAATTTTTGGAGTTGTAAAAAAACTAGGTGATACTGATGTTATTTTAGAATTAAGTCCAAATATCGAAGCAGTATTTATAAAAACCTCTATTGATAAAGTTTTGTCTGAGAAAGAAGTTAAAAAGGTATTATAA